The proteins below come from a single Aegilops tauschii subsp. strangulata cultivar AL8/78 chromosome 6, Aet v6.0, whole genome shotgun sequence genomic window:
- the LOC109750545 gene encoding uncharacterized protein, producing the protein MPMDYGKRQQGGVVAIECVAGGSRAEEWGTGCAETVQTGDVVEELLIGVGGRGGPAVHAAPFKGGRAALQKLLHAAYKRGDTSVEVRVRRPAHAQQGQQLVPGEADSSGELLGPGSDAAAARMQACIVPQETAGGGGGMAMVGRSQKYVLRSIRDPNYAVGLVDRSESECVAFRGSRSSRVVCALSKAQLQDGYVSYPWEKKMKEVLPVPSASSFLSLLVLPTALDRANSRYNSVDDTLARANAWFLASQAAGVPIAFLNVQTEALLTKISGDMASATVNSGSLADLPNLANASLYGFEDYHGVDIGVVKAVRLWFTAAAGEMPVEITLEEGDTKLGFAISRTEEGFLYISSVMEDDGSRPAPSTRSGLRDLYREAKRASKLLVISRVSCRKVLPWMVSTSGAIRCFDTVSLSQKLSLHRHALRPILLHVLMWDLGTDAPNRPQGAPCPTPQPSPAFAELLRQNSFSWVDQPPQADDEPGMVQGRDTAGDASFRFHNFSLPNNWV; encoded by the exons ATGCCCATGGACTACGGGAAGAGGCAGCAGGGCGGGGTGGTGGCGATCGAGTGCGTGGCGGGCGGGTCGCGCGCGGAGGAGTGGGGCACGGGCTGCGCCGAGACGGTGCAGACCGGCGACGTCGTGGAGGAGCTCCTCATCGGGGTCGGCGGCCGCGGCGGGCCGGCCGTGCACGCCGCGCCCTTCAAGGGCGGCCGCGCCGCGCTGCAGAAGCTCCTGCACGCCGCCTACAAGCGCGGGGACACGTCCGTGGAGGTGCGCGTGCGGCGCCCCGCGCACGCGCAGCAGGGGCAGCAGCTGGTGCCGGGGGAGGCGGACAGCAGCGGCGAGCTGCTGGGCCCCGGCTCGGACGCGGCGGCCGCCAGGATGCAGGCCTGCATCGTGCCGCAGGAgaccgccggcggcggcggcgggatggcgATGGTGGGGCGCAGCCAGAAGTACGTGCTCCGGTCCATCCGCGACCCCAACTACGCCGTCGGGCTCGTCGACCGCAGCGAGAGCGAGTGCGTCGCCTTCCGAG ggtCGAGGAGCTCTCGGGTGGTGTGCGCGCTGAGCAAGGCGCAACTGCAGGACGGCTACGTGTCCTACCCGTGGGAGAAGAAGATGAAGGAGGTGCTGCCGGTGCCCAGCGCCAGCAGCTTCCTCTCCCTGCTCGTCCTCCCCACCGCGCTCGACCGCGCCAACTCCCGCTACAACTCCGTCGACGACACGCTGGCCCGCGCCAACGCCTGGTTCCTCGCCTCGCAGGCCGCCGGCGTGCCCATCGCCTTCCTCAACGTCCAGACCGAGGCCCTCCTCACCAAG ATCTCCGGCGACATGGCCTCGGCGACGGTCAACTCCGGGTCGCTGGCCGACCTCCCGAACCTCGCCAACGCGAGCCTGTACGGGTTCGAGGACTACCACGGCGTGGACATCGGCGTGGTGAAGGCGGTGCGCCTCTGGTTCACCGCGGCCGCCGGAGAAATGCCCGTGGAGATCACCCTCGAGGAGGGCGACACCAAACTCGGCTTCGCCATCAGCCGCACCGAAGAG GGTTTCCTCTACATCTCGTCGGTCATGGAGGACGACGGCAGCCGGCCGGCGCCGTCGACGCGGTCGGGGCTGCGCGACCTCTACCGGGAGGCGAAGCGCGCGTCCAAGCTGCTGGTCATCTCCCGGGTGTCGTGCCGCAAGGTGCTGCCGTGGATGGTGTCCACCTCCGGGGCCATCCGGTGCTTCGACACCGTGTCGCTGAGCCAGAAGCTGTCCCTGCACCGGCACGCCCTGCGCCCCATCCTGCTCCACGTCCTCATGTGGGACTTGGGCACCGACGCGCCGAACCGGCCGCAGGGGGCGCCGTGCCCGACGCCGCAGCCGTCCCCGGCGTTCGCCGAGCTGCTGCGGCAGAACTCCTTCTCGTGGGTCGACCAGCCGCCGCAGGCGGACGACGAGCCCGGGATGGTCCAGGGGAGGGACACCGCCGGGGACGCCTCCTTCAGGTTCCACAACTTCTCGCTGCCCAACAACTGGGTCTGA